In Melioribacteraceae bacterium 4301-Me, a genomic segment contains:
- a CDS encoding alpha-amylase family glycosyl hydrolase: MRYKENYCSLLKTGIKFEFHIAKQVREQYQFDDELFSINGNVIFADFKSVRLFVQKINSKRNYELHVRPGEVNAAGLIDEIYHFILNEYENRVNPNVFQKAVNFLIEEVNADSLNNVLSDFIDVFPPIDVYNGKLNTADYLNSSTENKSHIEITLQEIITLYFANFNPANQRIIELFDENYLNEKSLYNFLIKKLDEFFQREKKFGPDNQDIFSFLKTPIIKNPNSHEAQLDFIFERWGVLIKEKFGNRILQSKDLMKEDLRFEFLGGGAPTAVPKFKDKMNDADFLTLGKSGYRYAEDIWKDYEEPKNFTEDIDWMPKVVLIAKNVYVWLDQLSKKYQRTIKTLDQIPDEELDLLANWGFNGLWLIGIWERSSASRKIKHLLGNIDATASAYSLYDYQIASDLGGEDAFNNLNARAFQRGIRLASDMVPNHTGIFSKWILEKPNYFIQIDYSPFPNYTFNGPDLSDDPSIQIRIEDHYWNRSDAAVVFQRIDNRTGEIRYIYHGNDGTNMPWNDTAQLNMIKQEVREAVIQKILEVARKFSIIRFDAAMTLTKRHFSRLWYPPPGQGGDIPSRSDFSMTQSEFDKLFPTEFWREVVDRINSEMPNTLLLAEAFWLMEGYFVRSLGMHRVYNSAFMHMMMKEENEKYRDLITNTLEFEPEILKRYVNFMSNPDEETAIKQFGTDDKYFGVCTLMVTLPGLPMFAHGQIEGFTEKYGMEYKKAYYQESPLQWLIERHEREIFPLIKKRYIFAGVENFWLFDFIDSFGNVNENVFAFTNMAQGERAVVFYNNKFEYTSGKIYRSTSKLVNEQLQTKTLSDAIKINTSKNYFYVYRELNSKLEFIKSGEDIAQNGFSVELHAFKYKVFIDFKEVYDDSGAWQKLCEKLDGRGVSNIQQEKILMTLEPVHKSFGDLFLPETIEGFINYLFETGKNNSANTIVEPLENKYKNLLKEITRYCSIEVDHSQMISNFISVAESAHNLNSVLCNEFPVDKNIVNKNIQDMIVFSIINNYKENIVLLLLWDTIRNLKELFEDKGKINKSNFINKLMLDIPIKNILMGVTHNDTNLYYEISLLNVLFHNKVNLLNLFEINYEEKQIDNITKTTKDNYLSLIDSFFENEHVKFYLGVNCFEGVWYYNKERFEELLKWILTINLLSLYTNDKNKSKEEIAIFYIKKLSKLYSSIVTLSNECGYKYDFLKEKLKNLILDNNLKLI, translated from the coding sequence ATGAGATATAAAGAAAATTATTGTTCATTACTAAAAACAGGCATTAAGTTTGAATTTCACATTGCAAAGCAAGTAAGGGAGCAGTATCAATTTGATGATGAGCTTTTTTCTATTAACGGCAATGTAATTTTTGCAGATTTCAAAAGTGTACGTCTTTTTGTTCAAAAAATAAACTCGAAAAGAAATTACGAACTTCATGTAAGACCTGGTGAGGTTAACGCTGCTGGGTTGATTGATGAAATTTATCATTTTATACTTAATGAGTATGAAAATCGTGTGAATCCAAACGTATTTCAAAAGGCAGTTAATTTTTTAATTGAAGAAGTTAATGCAGATTCACTTAACAATGTGTTGTCTGATTTTATCGATGTGTTTCCACCTATTGATGTTTATAACGGAAAATTAAATACTGCAGATTACCTAAATTCTTCAACGGAAAACAAATCTCATATAGAAATTACATTACAAGAAATTATAACGCTTTATTTCGCCAATTTTAATCCGGCTAATCAGCGAATTATTGAGCTTTTCGATGAAAATTATTTAAATGAAAAGAGCTTATATAATTTTCTGATAAAAAAATTGGATGAGTTCTTTCAGCGAGAGAAAAAGTTTGGGCCTGATAACCAAGATATTTTTTCGTTTTTAAAAACGCCAATTATTAAAAATCCTAACAGTCACGAAGCTCAACTCGATTTTATTTTTGAACGATGGGGCGTACTTATTAAAGAAAAATTTGGCAATAGAATTTTACAAAGCAAAGATTTAATGAAAGAAGATTTACGCTTTGAATTTTTGGGAGGAGGAGCTCCAACAGCAGTACCTAAGTTTAAAGATAAAATGAATGATGCAGATTTTCTTACACTTGGTAAATCGGGCTATAGATACGCTGAAGATATTTGGAAAGATTACGAAGAGCCGAAGAACTTCACAGAAGATATTGATTGGATGCCAAAAGTAGTTTTGATAGCAAAAAATGTTTACGTATGGTTAGACCAGTTATCCAAAAAATACCAAAGAACAATTAAAACTTTAGATCAAATCCCCGATGAAGAATTAGATTTATTAGCTAATTGGGGATTTAACGGCTTGTGGCTAATTGGTATTTGGGAAAGAAGCAGTGCATCACGTAAAATAAAACACTTATTGGGAAACATTGATGCAACTGCTTCAGCATACTCACTCTACGATTATCAAATTGCAAGTGATTTAGGAGGCGAGGACGCATTCAATAATTTAAATGCTCGTGCATTTCAACGAGGCATTCGTCTTGCAAGTGATATGGTGCCAAATCATACAGGTATTTTTTCCAAATGGATTTTGGAAAAGCCGAATTATTTTATTCAAATTGATTATTCACCTTTCCCAAATTACACTTTTAATGGACCTGACCTTTCTGATGATCCATCTATCCAAATTCGAATTGAAGACCATTATTGGAATCGTTCTGATGCTGCAGTCGTTTTTCAAAGAATTGATAATCGTACTGGAGAAATACGTTACATTTATCACGGTAACGACGGCACTAACATGCCATGGAATGATACTGCTCAACTTAATATGATTAAACAAGAAGTAAGAGAAGCAGTAATTCAAAAAATCTTAGAAGTCGCAAGGAAATTCTCTATTATTCGATTTGATGCCGCAATGACCTTAACCAAACGTCATTTCTCACGTTTATGGTATCCACCACCTGGTCAAGGTGGCGATATCCCATCTCGCTCTGATTTTTCAATGACACAAAGTGAATTTGATAAATTATTCCCAACAGAATTCTGGCGTGAGGTGGTCGATAGAATTAATTCTGAAATGCCAAATACTTTGTTACTTGCAGAAGCATTTTGGCTAATGGAAGGATATTTCGTACGTTCACTCGGTATGCATCGTGTCTATAATTCTGCTTTTATGCACATGATGATGAAAGAGGAAAACGAAAAATATCGCGACCTTATTACTAATACATTAGAATTTGAGCCTGAAATATTAAAAAGATATGTTAATTTTATGAGCAATCCAGACGAGGAAACAGCTATAAAACAATTTGGGACAGACGACAAATATTTTGGTGTTTGCACTTTAATGGTTACTTTACCCGGTTTACCAATGTTTGCTCATGGACAAATTGAAGGTTTCACTGAAAAATACGGCATGGAATATAAAAAGGCTTATTATCAAGAATCACCTTTGCAATGGCTTATCGAAAGACATGAAAGAGAAATTTTTCCATTAATAAAAAAGCGCTACATCTTTGCTGGAGTAGAAAATTTTTGGCTGTTCGATTTCATCGATAGCTTTGGAAATGTTAACGAAAATGTTTTTGCGTTTACTAATATGGCACAAGGTGAGCGTGCTGTAGTTTTTTACAATAATAAATTTGAATACACCTCTGGTAAAATTTATCGTTCAACATCTAAACTTGTAAATGAACAACTACAAACTAAAACATTGTCAGATGCCATTAAAATAAATACTTCTAAAAACTACTTTTATGTCTATCGTGAATTAAATTCGAAATTGGAATTTATTAAAAGTGGTGAAGACATAGCTCAGAACGGATTCAGTGTTGAACTACATGCTTTCAAATATAAGGTTTTTATCGATTTTAAAGAGGTTTATGATGACTCTGGTGCATGGCAAAAATTATGTGAAAAATTAGATGGCAGGGGAGTGTCAAATATTCAACAAGAGAAAATTTTGATGACCTTAGAACCAGTCCATAAATCTTTTGGGGATTTATTTTTGCCTGAGACGATTGAAGGTTTTATAAACTATTTATTTGAAACGGGGAAAAATAATAGTGCTAATACGATTGTTGAACCTTTAGAGAATAAGTATAAAAATCTGCTCAAAGAGATAACAAGATATTGCTCAATTGAAGTCGATCATTCCCAGATGATAAGTAATTTTATTTCTGTTGCAGAATCTGCTCATAATTTGAATTCAGTTTTATGCAACGAATTCCCAGTTGATAAAAATATTGTGAATAAAAATATACAAGATATGATTGTTTTTTCTATCATCAATAATTATAAAGAAAATATTGTTCTACTTTTGCTGTGGGATACAATTAGAAATTTAAAAGAATTATTTGAAGATAAAGGTAAAATTAACAAGAGCAACTTCATTAATAAACTTATGCTTGATATACCAATAAAAAATATTTTGATGGGAGTAACGCACAATGATACTAATCTCTATTACGAAATATCACTATTAAATGTTTTATTCCATAATAAAGTCAATCTTCTAAATTTATTTGAGATTAATTACGAAGAAAAGCAAATAGATAACATTACTAAAACAACTAAAGATAATTATCTCAGTTTAATTGACTCTTTTTTTGAAAATGAGCATGTTAAATTTTATTTGGGTGTAAATTGTTTCGAAGGTGTTTGGTATTATAATAAAGAAAGGTTCGAAGAACTACTTAAGTGGATTTTAACTATCAACTTACTTTCACTTTATACAAATGATAAAAATAAAAGCAAAGAAGAAATAGCCATTTTTTACATAAAAAAACTATCCAAATTATATAGTTCTATCGTTACACTCTCAAATGAATGTGGGTATAAATATGATTTTTTAAAAGAGAAATTGAAGAATTTAATTTTAGATAATAATCTTAAATTAATATGA
- the hisB gene encoding imidazoleglycerol-phosphate dehydratase HisB, giving the protein MKEKSPVRKVKYERTTKETKIKISVNLDGSGKYKINTGLGFFNHMLEQLAKHSNIDLTLSVKGDLYVDEHHTVEDVGLALGEAIDKALGDKRGISRYGFLLPMDDSITQCAIDLGGRPYLVFKCKFNREYVGDFPTELTKEFFKSLAQGMRANIYLKTSGENDHHKIESMFKAVAKSLNEAFKYDPRNKNDLPSTKGVL; this is encoded by the coding sequence ATGAAAGAAAAAAGCCCAGTCAGAAAAGTAAAATATGAAAGAACCACTAAAGAGACCAAAATAAAAATCTCAGTAAATTTAGATGGTTCAGGGAAGTATAAGATTAACACAGGTTTAGGCTTTTTTAACCACATGCTTGAACAATTAGCAAAGCATTCGAATATTGATTTAACTTTATCTGTAAAAGGCGATTTATATGTTGATGAACATCATACGGTAGAAGACGTTGGTTTAGCACTTGGCGAAGCAATAGACAAAGCTTTAGGTGATAAACGCGGTATTTCTCGTTATGGATTTCTACTCCCTATGGATGATTCAATTACACAATGCGCCATCGATTTGGGAGGAAGACCTTACCTTGTTTTTAAGTGTAAATTTAACAGAGAATATGTTGGCGACTTTCCTACCGAATTGACAAAAGAGTTTTTTAAGTCACTTGCCCAAGGAATGCGAGCAAATATTTATCTAAAAACATCCGGAGAAAATGACCATCATAAAATTGAATCTATGTTTAAAGCTGTTGCAAAATCGTTAAATGAGGCTTTTAAATATGACCCAAGAAATAAAAATGACTTGCCGTCTACTAAAGGTGTCTTATGA
- the hisC gene encoding histidinol-phosphate transaminase, translating into MDIGKLVRENIEKLKPYTSARESHLPQDESIILLDANENAYGSVVNDNGLMLNRYPDPYHRTIKERLSEYINVNPQNLFIGVGSDEIIDLTIRIFCTPGKDKAMILEPTYGMYEVACNINDVEVVKVELNKKFQIDFNAVKNSFDEKIKIIFLCSPNNPTGNLIEQSSILRLAKEFPAIIVVDQAYYDFAEEEIDLVKTIDLKNIILLRTFSKAWGLAGIRCGYCIAQPEIINYLYKIKLPYNLNKLTSAKVIEALENIGEKEKLKNKIISERKYLIDELDKIRGIKKVYPSDSNFILFEVEEPKIIYERLAAKGIIIRDRSNQVKGCLRVTVGTEKENKKFIDELKKIL; encoded by the coding sequence ATGGACATAGGAAAATTAGTTAGAGAAAACATTGAAAAACTAAAACCGTATACCTCTGCCAGAGAATCTCATCTGCCGCAAGATGAATCTATAATTTTGCTGGATGCAAATGAAAATGCTTACGGTAGTGTGGTTAATGATAATGGCTTAATGCTCAATAGATATCCAGATCCTTATCATAGAACAATTAAAGAAAGACTTTCTGAATACATAAATGTAAATCCACAAAATCTTTTCATTGGAGTTGGCTCAGACGAAATTATTGACTTAACTATAAGAATATTCTGTACTCCTGGCAAAGACAAAGCTATGATATTAGAACCAACTTATGGAATGTACGAAGTAGCTTGTAATATCAACGACGTTGAAGTTGTAAAGGTAGAGTTAAACAAAAAATTTCAAATAGACTTTAACGCTGTTAAAAATTCTTTCGATGAAAAAATAAAAATTATTTTTCTATGTTCTCCTAATAATCCGACAGGCAATTTAATTGAGCAAAGCTCCATATTACGCTTAGCTAAAGAGTTCCCAGCTATCATTGTAGTTGACCAAGCTTATTATGATTTTGCAGAAGAAGAAATAGATTTAGTCAAAACAATAGATTTGAAAAACATCATATTACTTAGAACATTCTCTAAAGCTTGGGGTTTAGCAGGAATTAGATGTGGATATTGCATCGCTCAACCAGAAATTATTAATTACCTTTACAAAATCAAACTTCCTTACAACCTAAATAAACTAACTTCAGCAAAAGTTATTGAAGCATTAGAGAATATCGGGGAAAAAGAAAAATTAAAAAACAAAATAATATCAGAAAGAAAATATTTGATAGATGAGTTGGACAAAATAAGAGGGATTAAAAAAGTTTACCCATCGGACTCAAATTTCATATTATTTGAAGTAGAAGAACCAAAAATTATTTATGAAAGATTGGCAGCAAAAGGAATAATTATACGTGATAGAAGCAATCAAGTTAAAGGCTGCTTACGTGTTACGGTAGGCACCGAAAAAGAAAACAAAAAATTTATTGACGAACTGAAGAAAATACTATGA
- the hisA gene encoding 1-(5-phosphoribosyl)-5-[(5-phosphoribosylamino)methylideneamino]imidazole-4-carboxamide isomerase: protein MLTIPAVDIYNGKVVRLLKGDFNQIKIYGDNPIEIIQKFEQHLFPWVHIVDLVASVSGNITTINLLKEIKKSSKLRIQFGGGIKNFLQAELLIKEGIDKIIVGSMSVLNKDDFEKTVIKFGAESIVVALDVKNEMVLIKGWTKESNISIWDHLNYCISLGIKYYLCTDVLKDGTLQGPHIEFYKKIMSSYPQIKLIASGGISSVDDLLALKKINIYASVVGKAIYENKISLKELSKFVS, encoded by the coding sequence ATGTTAACTATACCAGCAGTTGATATTTATAATGGCAAAGTTGTACGATTGCTTAAAGGAGATTTTAATCAAATTAAAATCTATGGTGATAACCCAATCGAAATAATACAAAAATTTGAGCAGCATTTATTTCCTTGGGTTCACATTGTTGACCTTGTCGCTTCAGTAAGTGGTAATATCACCACAATAAATTTATTGAAAGAAATTAAGAAGTCTTCAAAATTAAGAATTCAATTTGGCGGCGGAATAAAAAATTTTTTGCAAGCTGAATTACTCATAAAAGAAGGAATTGATAAAATTATCGTTGGATCAATGTCAGTGCTGAACAAAGATGATTTTGAAAAAACCGTAATTAAATTTGGTGCCGAAAGTATTGTTGTAGCACTCGACGTAAAAAACGAAATGGTGTTAATAAAAGGATGGACAAAAGAGAGTAACATCAGTATTTGGGATCATTTAAATTATTGCATCTCTTTGGGCATAAAATATTACTTGTGTACGGATGTATTAAAAGATGGCACTTTGCAAGGACCTCACATAGAATTTTATAAAAAAATTATGTCTTCTTATCCACAAATTAAATTAATTGCTTCTGGCGGTATTAGCTCGGTTGATGACCTTCTTGCATTAAAAAAAATAAATATTTACGCATCAGTTGTCGGCAAAGCAATTTATGAAAATAAAATTAGCCTTAAGGAGTTAAGCAAATTTGTTAGCTAA
- the hisF gene encoding imidazole glycerol phosphate synthase subunit HisF, producing the protein MLAKRIIPCLDVKDGRVVKGTNFINLQDSGSAVELAHRYYIENADELVFLDITATEEKRKTLIELVKEVGRVIRIPFTVGGGISTLTDIGNLLDAGADKVSLNSAIVRNPNLIEEASKIFGSQAIVAAIDVKKVNGKYLVYIQGGKQQTQLEGFKWCKEVCDRGAGEILLTSIDHDGTRKGYNLEFLKKLADLVTIPVIASGGAGAKEHFLEAFKFTNVDACLAASLFHYNQLNIIELKKYLSDNNIGIRL; encoded by the coding sequence TTGTTAGCTAAAAGAATTATACCTTGTTTAGATGTCAAAGACGGAAGAGTAGTAAAGGGTACAAACTTTATAAATTTACAAGACAGCGGTTCTGCAGTAGAATTAGCGCATCGTTATTACATCGAAAATGCAGATGAATTAGTTTTTCTGGATATAACAGCAACAGAAGAAAAAAGAAAGACTTTAATTGAGTTAGTAAAAGAAGTTGGACGTGTCATAAGAATTCCTTTTACTGTCGGCGGTGGAATTTCAACATTAACTGATATAGGGAATTTATTGGATGCGGGTGCTGATAAAGTTTCGTTAAATTCTGCAATTGTTCGCAATCCAAATTTAATAGAAGAAGCTTCTAAAATTTTTGGCAGCCAGGCGATAGTTGCAGCAATTGATGTTAAAAAAGTAAACGGCAAATATCTTGTTTACATTCAAGGCGGAAAACAACAGACTCAACTCGAAGGCTTTAAATGGTGTAAAGAAGTATGTGATCGCGGTGCCGGGGAAATTTTGCTCACATCAATTGACCATGATGGAACTCGTAAAGGATACAATTTAGAGTTCCTAAAAAAATTAGCTGATTTAGTTACAATACCAGTCATTGCAAGCGGCGGTGCTGGAGCAAAAGAACATTTTTTAGAAGCATTTAAATTCACTAATGTTGATGCATGTCTCGCTGCAAGTTTATTTCACTATAACCAATTAAATATAATTGAACTAAAAAAATACTTGTCGGATAATAACATAGGAATAAGACTATGA
- the hisH gene encoding imidazole glycerol phosphate synthase subunit HisH, translated as MIAIIDYGAGNIQSVINALDDLNADFIVTNNAKEINESEKIIFPGVGEASSAMNNINSQNLTDIIQKCKKPFLGICLGMQLLCDYSEEGNVKCLGIIPVAAKKFNSEKVKVPHMGWNKIFINNKSKLFDEIENETYFYFANSFYVPANQFSIASCNYEINFSAAVQKENFYGVQFHPEKSGVVGIKLLKNFIEKC; from the coding sequence ATGATTGCTATAATCGATTATGGAGCAGGAAACATTCAATCTGTAATTAATGCGCTCGACGATTTGAACGCTGACTTTATTGTTACAAACAACGCCAAAGAAATAAATGAAAGTGAGAAAATAATTTTCCCGGGCGTGGGCGAAGCTTCTTCTGCTATGAATAATATTAATTCACAAAATTTAACTGACATTATCCAAAAATGTAAAAAGCCTTTTTTGGGAATTTGTCTCGGCATGCAATTACTTTGCGATTATTCAGAAGAAGGCAACGTTAAATGTCTAGGTATTATTCCCGTAGCAGCAAAAAAATTTAATTCAGAAAAAGTTAAAGTGCCACACATGGGGTGGAATAAAATTTTTATAAATAATAAATCAAAATTATTTGATGAAATTGAAAATGAAACTTATTTCTACTTTGCAAATTCTTTTTATGTGCCAGCAAATCAATTTTCAATAGCTTCTTGCAATTATGAAATTAATTTTTCTGCTGCAGTGCAAAAAGAAAATTTCTACGGTGTGCAGTTTCATCCTGAAAAATCCGGTGTAGTTGGAATTAAGTTATTAAAAAATTTTATAGAGAAATGTTAA
- a CDS encoding outer membrane beta-barrel protein — translation MKRSISITVILLLSLFANSDLFSQNRFSVGVVGSWFNNSSQNNRISEINNPSGYGIILGYSFNKNLTLAFTGEYLSGNMENISGNEKDLRTHLSLYLTPFVFNKIRPYFSMGIVLTNRKFEYSITNPTETKTKLNGRVGVGIDYALFNNIGLNADLGFYNDGYNFVGMTSSIGLRYNFNL, via the coding sequence ATGAAACGCTCGATTAGTATTACAGTAATTTTATTATTGTCGCTGTTTGCTAATTCCGACCTATTTAGTCAAAATAGGTTTTCAGTGGGAGTTGTAGGTTCATGGTTTAACAATTCAAGCCAGAATAACAGAATAAGTGAAATCAATAATCCATCTGGTTACGGAATTATATTAGGTTATTCTTTTAACAAAAATCTCACTCTTGCATTCACTGGTGAATATTTAAGCGGAAACATGGAAAATATTTCCGGAAACGAAAAGGATTTGCGTACTCATCTTTCATTATACCTAACACCTTTTGTATTTAACAAGATTAGACCATACTTTTCTATGGGGATAGTTTTGACAAACAGAAAATTTGAATACTCTATAACAAATCCTACAGAAACAAAAACTAAACTCAACGGAAGAGTTGGTGTTGGAATAGACTATGCTTTATTTAACAACATTGGGTTAAATGCCGACCTCGGCTTTTACAATGACGGTTATAATTTTGTAGGTATGACAAGCAGTATAGGATTAAGATATAATTTTAATTTGTAG
- the hisG gene encoding ATP phosphoribosyltransferase, producing the protein MLNGNLKLAIQKNGRLTQKSIQLLRTAGLEIEDYNDRLIISVQNFDMDIIYLRDDDIPEYVKDGVADIGIVGENVFYEKKADAEIIRKLGFGKCKFSLAVPESKEVKELNEFNGLRIATSYPNLLNDFLKKNNLNSIIVEISGSVETAPSLGIADAICDLVSTGNTLKLHKLKKSFDVFESEAVLIANKFIHKDEKKNNVFEELLFRIDSALKAKSSKYLMMNAPKSAIEKIKSVLPALKSPTILPLADESMVAVHAVIPSDKFWDILRNLKKVGASDILLLTIDNMIL; encoded by the coding sequence ATGCTTAACGGTAACTTAAAATTAGCTATACAAAAAAATGGCAGACTAACTCAAAAATCAATTCAATTGTTAAGAACAGCGGGATTAGAAATAGAGGATTATAACGATAGACTTATAATCTCAGTACAAAATTTCGATATGGATATTATTTATTTACGAGACGATGACATTCCAGAATACGTTAAAGATGGAGTAGCCGATATAGGAATTGTAGGTGAGAATGTATTTTACGAGAAAAAAGCAGATGCAGAAATAATAAGAAAACTTGGTTTTGGTAAGTGTAAATTTTCTCTTGCCGTGCCGGAAAGCAAAGAAGTAAAAGAACTAAATGAATTCAATGGGCTACGTATCGCTACCTCATATCCTAATTTACTCAATGACTTCCTTAAAAAAAATAATCTCAACTCAATTATAGTAGAAATTAGTGGCTCAGTTGAAACTGCTCCATCACTTGGTATAGCAGATGCAATTTGCGACTTAGTTTCGACCGGTAACACATTAAAATTACATAAGCTTAAAAAATCATTTGATGTGTTTGAATCAGAAGCTGTCTTAATTGCAAATAAATTTATTCATAAAGACGAAAAAAAGAATAATGTATTTGAAGAACTACTTTTTCGTATTGATTCTGCGCTTAAAGCTAAATCATCTAAGTATTTAATGATGAACGCACCTAAGAGTGCAATAGAAAAAATAAAAAGTGTTCTGCCAGCACTAAAAAGTCCAACTATTCTTCCCTTGGCAGATGAATCGATGGTGGCAGTTCATGCTGTAATACCTTCTGATAAGTTTTGGGACATATTACGCAATTTAAAAAAAGTTGGCGCATCAGATATTTTGCTTCTAACAATAGATAACATGATATTATGA
- the hisD gene encoding histidinol dehydrogenase, with the protein MKIYTYNKTSNQTIERLFSRTAINNERAIKTVKPILEDIKQKGNKALIKYAKKYDGLRGKNFLVPRNTIINAAKKIDKELKEAIDTAANNIYNFHKYQKPNGYSIETTKGIKCKKIFLPIENVGLYIPGGSAELFSTLLMLGIPAKIAGCKRVIVTSKLNDNKISPQMAYAALKCNITEFYNIGGAQAIGMMAYGTESIKKVDKIFGPGNQYVTAAKSLVSIDSSGCTIDMLAGPSELLIIADKFANAAHVAADLLSQAEHGADSQVILITDDFNLARQVKDEMEKQVSSLPRRKIITESLKSSFILVVTKIEDAVTLSNIYAPEHLILNFKNAKRLINKIKNAGSVFIGRYSTESIGDYASGTNHSLPTMGYSKSVGGVSVESFMKGITFQEVSKEGFKKISRTVIKMAEEEKLNAHANAVKIRMAKWT; encoded by the coding sequence ATGAAAATTTATACTTACAACAAAACTTCAAATCAAACTATTGAGCGATTATTTTCAAGAACAGCGATAAACAACGAACGTGCAATTAAAACTGTAAAACCGATTCTTGAAGATATAAAGCAAAAAGGCAACAAAGCGTTAATCAAATACGCTAAAAAATACGATGGCCTCAGAGGTAAAAATTTTTTAGTGCCTCGTAACACGATAATTAATGCTGCAAAAAAAATTGATAAAGAATTAAAAGAAGCGATTGATACAGCAGCAAATAATATCTACAATTTTCATAAATACCAAAAACCGAATGGCTATTCAATCGAGACAACGAAAGGAATAAAATGTAAGAAAATATTTTTACCAATAGAGAATGTAGGATTATATATCCCCGGAGGAAGTGCTGAACTATTTTCTACATTATTAATGCTCGGAATTCCAGCAAAAATTGCTGGCTGTAAAAGAGTAATTGTAACATCTAAATTAAATGATAATAAGATTAGTCCACAAATGGCTTATGCTGCTCTCAAATGCAATATTACAGAATTTTATAACATAGGTGGTGCACAAGCAATTGGAATGATGGCTTATGGAACTGAATCAATTAAAAAAGTCGACAAAATTTTTGGTCCAGGAAATCAATACGTAACAGCAGCGAAAAGTCTTGTAAGTATTGATTCAAGTGGATGCACAATTGACATGTTGGCAGGACCAAGCGAGTTACTCATAATTGCAGATAAATTTGCCAATGCTGCACATGTTGCAGCTGATTTGCTCTCGCAAGCAGAGCATGGCGCAGATTCCCAAGTAATTTTAATTACAGATGATTTTAATCTTGCTCGACAAGTAAAAGATGAGATGGAAAAACAAGTCAGCAGTCTTCCCCGCCGAAAAATTATAACAGAATCATTGAAATCGTCTTTCATCTTAGTTGTCACTAAAATAGAAGACGCTGTTACACTTTCGAACATTTATGCTCCAGAGCACTTAATACTGAATTTTAAGAATGCAAAAAGACTCATTAACAAAATTAAAAATGCCGGGTCAGTTTTTATTGGCAGATACTCAACAGAAAGCATAGGTGATTATGCATCAGGAACTAACCATTCACTACCCACAATGGGATATTCTAAATCAGTTGGAGGTGTTAGTGTAGAATCTTTTATGAAAGGAATAACATTTCAGGAAGTGTCAAAAGAGGGCTTTAAAAAAATTTCTAGAACTGTAATAAAAATGGCGGAAGAAGAAAAACTAAATGCTCACGCAAACGCTGTAAAAATAAGGATGGCAAAATGGACATAG